Proteins encoded by one window of Nicotiana tabacum cultivar K326 chromosome 10, ASM71507v2, whole genome shotgun sequence:
- the LOC107781174 gene encoding OVARIAN TUMOR DOMAIN-containing deubiquitinating enzyme 11, protein MNESYGNSRASSSSTTSSLNSSSHGTEDDHTIARILAEEEENALKYGGNKLGRRLSHLDSIPHTPRVIGEIPDPNDATLDHGRLSSRLATYGLAEMQIEGDGNCQFRALSDQLYHNPEYHKHVRKEVVKQLKRFRKLYEGYVPMRYKSYLRKMKRLGEWGDHVTLQAAADRFGVKICLVTSFRDNGYIDILPKDIQPSRELWLSFWSEVHYNSLYEIGEVPARVRRKKHWLFF, encoded by the exons ATGAATGAATCCTATGGAAATTCAAGAGCAAGCTCGAGTTCTACTACATCTAGTTTGAATAGTAGTTCACACGGTACTGAGGATGATCATACCATTGCAAGAATTTTagctgaagaagaagaaaatgctcTCAAATATGGTGGCAATAAACTTGGGAGGAGACTTTCTCATTTGGACTCAATCCCG CACACTCCACGGGTAATTGGGGAGATACCTGACCCAAATGATGCCACACTAGACCATGGGAGGCTCTCTAGCAG GTTAGCGACATATGGTCTTGCTGAAATGCAAATTGAAGGAGATGGAAATTGCCAG TTTCGGGCCCTTTCGGATCAGTTGTATCATAATCCAGAGTATCATAAGCATGTAAGGAAGGAGGTCGTTAAACAG CTAAAGCGCTTTAGAAAGTTATATGAAGGTTATGTGCCCATGAGATACAAAAGCTACTTGAGGAAAATGAAGAG GTTGGGAGAGTGGGGAGATCATGTCACTCTACAAGCCGCTGCCGATAGA TTTGGGGTAAAAATATGTTTGGTCACGTCTTTCCGAGACAACGGCTACATTGATATTCTTCCCAAGGACATACAACCTTCTAGGG AATTGTGGCTGAGTTTCTGGAGCGAAGTTCACTACAATTCGTTATACGAAATTGGAG AGGTTCCAGCTAGAGTGCGCAGAAAGAAGCATTGGCTTTTTTTCTAA